The DNA region acctgtgacggttgtcttccgcgagaggacttttatgtctcgcggcgttattccgacacccgagaggtgctccttgaggacggagatcgggcggtcttgatacccctgcaagacgaccttaacagctgtcttctgcacggggtcgaatgtgtagaacttgaagcttttacgcttcaatttctccacaaccaggtcgaagttcttctGGTCAAACGTgaacacttgcactgacgatttacctattttgaggcagtacacgaggccttccagctgctcgtcaacatcgtccgccaacgtgtccaaaacgaaaattggtggtggtcgtcgttcctttggagtaattacttttttttggcgaaatcactttcttccgtgcacgaccatggtcgtcgtcgtcgtcggtagtgctaccgtcggtgttgttgtagctgctttcctcgtcactcagtctcgcgaacttgttactagtgggaatgttggcggatgttgaagcgCCATCGGTCGACAGATTGCCGGAAGTAGCTGAACGGAGCCTTATAGGGCTGCGGCCCTGGACACGGTAATTAGGGTGTAATAACTTGGGGTCAAATCCTTTGGCGCACACACTCCCCGGCGCGATGGCGGACgacgcggcgttggtttgtttacctttttgcacacggccggtagacgaacttcgcgggtttttcgaggccgcactcgaactgccacggccacggccggcccttggcatgctgttggagcaaactcgcggcgaatcacggtaaattacggcgaaaaatttcgaaaaaacgatggagcactgagcacttgactgctgcttgcactcgtgcgtacacggaggtgaagtgtagtaataattttatttaagaaattatcaaccatacatttaaaaaataatctctatATAGTcttcatcttaatttttcgacggttcgtattaagaaaatacaaacaaacattttcagaaaaaaatctatgaataaaaaaatgaaattgcactcaattgaaaaaaaaaaaacaaattctcgtaattcttgataatatttttcttaataacttgaaagtaattctacctatttatctatttatttatcaaaattgccatccgcgcgaaatccgcgcctgagcaaaattagtcagcaaatccgcgccgtccgtaacaaccctggatgCATATATGTAACAATAAATAAATCtgaataaatttagtttaaaaaatcatataacaAGAGATGGtaagtattttgtaaaataaaagttgctcaaaatatcCTCCTACCTATGTAAATaaaccatttcaaaaattatttgggtCAAGATGTGGGCAGTAGAAGGTCAAAAAGGCtgaaacttgaaaacgatgcattaggggaaatctaccctttccaatcaaacacctatcttcgtcatatggagagtttgatgctcgattaaagctccaaaaatactatttgggctataaacttaccagcaacagcaccgcctcgagtaggcacgcaaatgtatgccactaactggccaaaaagatcacatttaatgcacttttgatcataatttgtatattgcgagaccacttctcatcattttgttggcacacacagtgacacacacgagaatccctcaaacgcttaatgaatatcgccaaaattaacttttcactttcgcttactttttcacggcgcttaagatatgaaattgcttccaactaccggcaacatgttcttttgaccgttacttagtcactcacttgaagaataatcccgaaatatgtaataaattagcaagcgccatcaaaaaaacaaacgcgccaagtcgtttgacgtttcaattttcactttgcattcaaatcgaaggctgaagaaaaccgagcgagagacgaaggcaaaaaagaacaaaggctggccgtcaacaccaccagcagcacagccagcgatgccaggaaactttcctataaatgccacttttcgtgagtgttcgtttgaactgtcagcgcaaatggcaacactcgacagagtgttggaagaaaaagaactaagccgatattagaaaaatgggcgtggcccaatgcattcgcctcgattagaatacccttgggaatttttttgttaaatgcttggtaaagaaatagaataacttttagtgaaagtgaaaataaacagaaatgttcacaaaaacttgctctactcgttggtgtacttggttttagtaaaattcaagggagactctagattatccagcatcattcaaacacgaccgcttattaggattaatatgggtagatttcccctatataAATAAACAagttatttaatttcattttcaaaaaagtttttttcagatttttgttacttttttactattttgaaaaattgcgtttgaaaaaatataagctATTGAAAGAATTAATCATGCAAAATTGCCGCTTTGGTCGTATGAAAGCCCCCGAAAAATTTTAGTgtcaaataaaaactaactggtaaaaaagcatattaaacaaattttgttcacAATTTTATAACGTGTACATTTACATATAAATAGTTCACAATTGTGGTTCCGGAATAACAGGCTTGTTTGCACTGGTGCTGACTTTAATAGCCTAGAAACTGGAAGGAATCATCTTCATCGATCCTTTTCTACTTCCGAAATCTGCCGCTCGCGCTTATACCGACGATTCCTTGCTCTGCATCTGCGCTAGTGGCGGCAGCACGCTCGTCACCGTGACCGCCTCCTTCACCAGTTGCACGGTGACGCGTACCTTGGAAAACAGCCGCAGCCAGGCGGGCCCGATCTTGCGGTCCTTGGGCAGCAGCATACAGTGGCGGAACGGTTTGGTGTCCTCGGTCAGTTTAAAGCCCGACACCTTGGCGAGTTGCTGAAATAGTGAAGCGTAAAGGGGGGTTGGTTTGAAGGAGGTTGGTGGTGCATACCTTGTAGCTAACTTTGCAGACGTGCCCGGTGGTGATCAGCACCAGCTCGAGCAGCTGCTGGCCAATGTCCGAGACGGCGGCAGTCGTTTCCATGCTCTTGGCCTTCTTGAGGTAGTTTTTGAAGTAGAGCAGCGAGCTGGAATCGCCGGCCAGCTTAGCGTTGTACTTTTTCGCGTTGCAGATGTTGGCGAGCTGGCTGAGTTCGTCGGGGGTTCGTGCGGGTGGTTTGGCGAGGTCGAGGACCGCCGTGAGGACCGCCATGAGGACGCGGTGGACGAGACAGTCGGCGTACTTTCCTCAATTAATATCCACCAGCACCACTTGCCAAATTTCCTCCTGCTGCGCAGATTCCCCCTGCTCCGTGATTTCCGCCAGCACTCACGCATTCCTTGAATTgctgaaaaacacaaaacatgGGAAATAGTTGGAAAGAACCTTTTTGGAATGAGAATTCACGGCCACAAACCTCAAATTGTTCCGGAACATCCACACGGTGTCTCGCAATGGTGCTGGTTCTAATCGCCTAGAAACTGGTCGCCGGAAGGAATCATCTTCGTCGATCCTTTACTTCCCGAAAACTCTCTTACAGCAGGAACAACTCGACGATTTCCCCGATTCCACTTTGTTGCAAAACTTTCTGTCCGACCccaagaattttgaagaatttgaacgcGCAAGAAGAAGAAATTGAAATACATTTGCTTTGATATAAAACTGACAGTTGTCATTCACCATTGACATTTCTGGGGTGCGTTCACTGAGTTCTATTTGTCAAACTGACGTTTGTGGGAAGCGTTCACAAGGTGCTGCAACAACGGCAGCACTGAACGTACCCACCGCGTGACAAAACATGCTACACGAAAATGTATCTGGAAATGTCAAAATGAAGTATTTCATTTACCGCGGTAGGCACCGGTGGATaataatcaaattaacaaaagcccttagGTATTCGCAGCCCTGGTTAGGCGGCATACCGAAGCGAAACACCAACTCAGAAAAACAAAAGAAGAAATTCAGGACGGATAAATCGGCATCAGACCAGGCGATGTAAAAAGGAcaacgattggaaactcggtacttggaacgttcgaactctccaagatcctgcacgtgctggccttcttgcccgggagctgcacaagctgaacgtgcatgtggccgccatccaggaagttcgatggcccggtcatggagagcgagaattcacggcggtggaccccatcgccaacacctctttcaagtaccacatctactacagtggcggcgaaaaggcgatgcacggagtcggtttcgtagtgattggggatcagaagaaccgagtcatcaagtggaaggtggtgaatgaccggatctgcgtgttgagaataaagggcaaattcttcaactacagcctgatcaacatctacgcgccgacgaacgacaagcccgatgacgataaagacgctttctacgagcgtcTCGACAAGACCTATGGAGAGTGCCCAAGACACGACGTGAAGATAGTCATCGGAGACGCAAACGCGCAGGTCGGAAGGGAAGCCTACTTCCATCCTGTCATCGGCAAGGAGAGCCTTCATCCTCGCACGAATGACAacggcctacacagaaaaaaaaaatcgggtaaatttacatcattaatgatgtaccaaaagtgcacgtcattaatgatgcaaatttacatctaattcattttaaatttaaatgccatcCGATGTAATTGTGCCGAACAAACATCGTTCCAAAACATGTAAATTCCCGATGAAATCTACGTAAATTTACCAaagctaaaattttttttgctccgttgaatcttgaatctgatgtaattttcaaattcttttgcTGGTTTATTTAGCTTAGAAGGTACACTTTTAGACAACTATTTACTAAAGTGAACCATTTTAAACAGTTATGTAGAGGCaaagaatttgataatttttgtgcagattcagattcaacaGAGCAATATATGAACTAAATTTGGAATCACAAGCATGTGAGTCTCTTCAGTTACAGataagtttagaaaaaaaagcaaaaacttactCTTGCTATA from Culex quinquefasciatus strain JHB chromosome 3, VPISU_Cqui_1.0_pri_paternal, whole genome shotgun sequence includes:
- the LOC6049964 gene encoding uncharacterized protein LOC6049964; this translates as MAVLTAVLDLAKPPARTPDELSQLANICNAKKYNAKLAGDSSSLLYFKNYLKKAKSMETTAAVSDIGQQLLELVLITTGHVCKVSYKQLAKVSGFKLTEDTKPFRHCMLLPKDRKIGPAWLRLFSKVRVTVQLVKEAVTVTSVLPPLAQMQSKESSV